The genome window GATGGATATTTATATTTGTGCACTCTCGATATGCAGTTACATAGCTTGAAAAATACTTTGCTTGTATGGgaattaaatggaaatatagTTTTCTTATCCtgcttgcatgtttttatttattagcttGTTTCCTGCTTGCTTTGAGATGTCCTTATCTCTACTTGTATTTATGAAATACGATAAAATGCTATGAGCAGTAGTAACAAGTTTcctcagtttcattttcctggGAAAGCTGTGAGTAATTTTGCTCTTCTGTTTATTCATACTTTGTGACAGTTTAGCCTGTGGTTGGACAGACCAGGGTTCGGGCCCTGAGCCGCCAAGAATGCACCGCATAAAACTGTCTTTTACCAAGATACTGATTAAGTTCCAGCTCCAGGCGTGCTGTTTCACAGTGTAATGGAGAGGACAAGAGAGAAAATCTTTCTTTTGGAGCCTCAACTCATTATATACCTGATATTAACCTTTCCGATACAACAACAGTTTTCAAGTGGGCATTAGATGCCTTTTCTACAGGCAATTAGTTTTGAAGCAAACGATAAGAGCAGGCATTCACTTCTGACACTACTTGCAAATCTGATGAAGTGACAACCCTCCAGTCACAGAGTGCTCTACAGTTAACATATATAGTACATATATGAAGCGTATCAGTCAGTAATGCTAACCTTGATCAGCCATTTCTCTGTTTGCGGATGCAGCTCTTTGCCAGTATGACGGCTGGAATGGGAAGTAGAATGGCCGACCAATGCCGTACTGTCCTGTGGAGGAGAGATTTAGTATAATTCTCACTCAAATAAACTCTTTCCACCCACAAAGTcttaaaatatactgtatagtattTTAGGAGCCCAACCTGGGAAGACATTATCCAGATACCAGGCCAGGACAGCGTAGAGGACAGCATCAATTATCATCATGAGGATGGAGGTGAGGAAAGAGTAGGAGTCTTTCTCTAGCGGGCTGGTCTGGATGTTATCCCACTGCAGACCCAAACCTTGCTCCTCGTACCGTGACAGGTATTCTGTCCCAAAGCCAAAGGCCACTGGAGACAAAAAGCTCTAGAGTAGCAGAGGGATGCAGAAAGGATATTAATTCTATTTTGTGACTAGAAGTGGAGAATATCTACATGAAGgaaaatttcaacatttaatgTCTTAAGATTCAATTTATCAATATGTGTGTTGAAAACAACTTGGAAATTTACATATATATTCCTATGTTGGGAGTAATCCTGTCTGTTCAAACAATGATAAACATTTGTCTGTATTTTAGCACAGTTATTGAACTAGTAAGAGGGGTTTATGatgcatttttctgtatttgtataATCCCTtaaacaaaaaatcaaatcGACATACAGCAGCCATCTTCATGTTCACGGTGATGCGGTCCTGCCAGGCGAAGCAGAGGATGTGGGGCAGGTAGAGGGTGAAGTAGATGATGCCGCTGCAGGCAGCTGCCAGGTTGGCCTTGTTGAAGAACACACTCATAAGGAAACACTGCATGATGGTGGTGACAGTGAAGGTcagcaggaagaagaagacaaggATGGGGTTGCTGTAATTCAGCACCTTTCCACCctgagacacacaaaaaagaagatATTTACTACACGACAATACCCGATGTGACTTTCACTTACAAATTGGAAAAGACAGATGTGAACAAACAGATGCAGGGCAATAAATACTCCTGATATGCActagaaaattaaaagaaattatATAACTACTCATCTAGACACCAAAGTGAAACATTAAACAATTTCTTGGAGATATATTAGAACGGAATAGCTACTCTGAAGTAATAGTTGTGTCATGTGCAGAGCAATAGCAGAAGAAAGGTAACTCCACCGGCTGTTTGAGTAATAACTAAACAGAGCTTTTTAAAAGCATCCACAAGAGGTCACCATTACATGCTACTAAACATTAATCCTCCAAACCAGCAAATAAAACTTGACTCtagtttcactatcagaataacctcctcctctcttcagcTGCCCCTGTTTTCTCACCATGACGATGGAGGTGAGCAGCGCTGTGCTTGCAGTCATCATGATGAAGCTGTCAATGAACCAGGTGTACCAAATGACTCCGTTGTCAACCCCCATTGCTTTGAGAGTCTCCTTGAGGCGCAGCTCCTTCTCCAGCACGATGCTTTTCACANNNNNNNNNNNNNNNNNNNNNNNNNNNNNNNNNNNNNNNNNNNNNNNNNNNNNNNNNNNNNNNNNNNNNNNNNNNNNNNNNNNNNNNNNNNNNNNNNNNNNNNNNNNNNNNNNNNNNNNNNNNNNNNNNNNNNNNNNNNNNNNNNNNNNNNNNNNNNNNNNNNNNNNNNNNNNNNNNNNNNNNNNNNNNNNNNNNNNNNNACAGCGGTTCACAACCTTTTTGGCCTTGTGACctcttaaaataaagcaaagccTACCTGGGACCCCTTATCATATGTTGCATTGTCTACCAGTTAAGTTACTGATTATCGTCTTGATTCATCGgttaatcattttgtccataaaatgtcagaaaatagtgaaaaatatccagTAAAGTTCCCCACAGTCCACAATCAGTTGCAGTATCCTTTTTTCTGTATCCTATCCAGTCCTATCATCTCATGACCTCTTTGTCCTGaccccctaggttgggaaccactgagtTAGGACATGAGTGGATTGCTTAGGCAAAATCTGTCCCTGCTCCTCAACATAACTATACAGCctataaaaacctcaaaatcatttccatttctgttgttttcctttattgaaaaagaaaaaagagagacatgTTTTTAGAAAAGGTGGATTCTAGGAAGCAAATTTGAATCCACTATGTgaagaatttgaaaatgtatgacTTTAGTGCCCCCCAGTggtaatgtcaaaaataacactGTGGCAGACAGCAATGCATGGCCTTATCCATCCCACTACCCCCAATAAATCCGACCTGGAGACACTGAGTTGAATGAGCTGAAAGCACACATAAACTGCAACAATTTTCCACCAAGTCTCATACAGCCTCATTTTAACCAAACAGAATCTAATTCCAGCAGAATTTTAAGGATGCTGTAATCACAGAACAATTCTTGACATAGTGGCTTTAACTACTTTGTTTGTACTTTTTGTATAAAGAATCCACCATGTGAATGATATTCAGTTACAAGAAGTGACTGATTTACTCACAGGTCATCTACATAGCACGGATAGGGCATCTGCTGAACGTAGACCCCAAGTGGCCAGTCGTTGCCTGTGTGAAGCTTGATGATGCCATGTTCAATCATGTCCTGCAGGTAGGCAAAGCCTCCCCAGATGTACCTCTGGTCCTCCATGGGGTCTGCTCTGGGGCCGGGATCCCAGTATCTGAGAGAAAACACGGGGAGTAAGTTATAAAGATGGCTGGGTTGTCTTATTGGCTAAAATGTGGCCACTAGGTTAtacaaacaattaatttataatcattttttgTTAGAAGAAATAATCCCAGTCTCCATTcagaatattttaataataatatatcccAAAGCCAAAGTCTCTAAagccaaacacacaccacatgtACACAGCTTTTACTTAAGCGGATAAGTCAGAGGCAAAGCCCTTTTACAATCTGATTATTCAATTGTATAGAGGGAGAACTCCCTCTGGGTCCATTACCACTGTAAACAGCTAAAACTGTTTGTTCACCCTGTGGGGCTATTGACATACTGTCTGTTTATGAATGGGAGATCAAAGGGAAAGCAAAATGCAAGTAAGCCATCATGGGAGTATGAAAGCCCAGGTATTGAGAACCACTGAGAAACTTTGGAAATCACTTTGGGAGCAGATGCagaggttgtttttgttttcatatgaCGAATGTGAGAAATCTATCTAAATTGCCTCATTAACACAGCggaaacagcaggaaaaaatgTAGGAAGGGGAAGGTTGTCAGGTTGTTGGAACCCATAACTGCTGTATGTACGTATACTAGTCAGTTGCAATGAAATGTATAGGAAAGCACCTATTACTGACCTGTCATTTTGCTTATAAAACACATATACTTTActttttataaattatttgtCACCAGTGGTTTGGAAACAAGATACATCTGCGTGGTCACAGTATGATTAATGGATCAGGAAAGGTGAATAAATATGTTACAAaaaaattatattcattttttctgttttttctctaaAATATTTGTCTCAAACAAGTactcaaatgaaacaatttgGTGGAGCTACTGACAACTCATGGTTATGTACAGCTTAACAAGTGGTCACAAATAGAGATTGCTTCACTTTAAGGcatcacaagccaaaaaggttggaaactaATGCTCAGCAAAACATCAAACAATCAACACATCCGCTACTGACCTGTCTTTGATCTTGTTGGTGCGCTCCACTGCATCAATGTCCATGCGGATCTTATACTTGACATGTGGTGGAACACTTGTGGTCCAGGGATACATGTCCATGAAGACCACGCCAGCCCAAAACTTGTTCTCCTCTAGCAGGTACAAGGCCTGGTGGATCATCTGTGACTCATCGGTGTGAGCCACAAACTTATCCAGGTTGATGCACTACAGGGAGAAAAGAGTGGTGTGGGTTTGGTAAGTTTAAGTTTTCAGAAGAAACTGGGAAACTATGCTACAGCAGTTGCATTGCAAGTATAAAATacaggtttttgttttcatgtattatATATGCTCCCAGGTGAACAAAGATGATACTGCTGTATTCTATGAAACATGAATTGAAAGTATGACTGAGTGGGTGTATAAGTGAGTGAGTGCATGTCCATGTACTGGATTACAGTACATGAACAACTGGCAAGGAGAGCTGGGTATTGAACCTCTTTTTTAGTCTTGACCAAAATGTGTCCATAACATGTGAGTGTTGGAAGCTGTCAAGTATAGAAAGATGGCATTGATTCATAGTCTTGTTTACTTACGTTTCTATATCAGGAATTTTATTTAGCTGTGGCAAAATTTTATTTAGTCAAAGTTCATGTATGGCTACTTGTTTTTGGTGATCATAAATTTATTAACTAATTGGGCTTTACCAACAATACACATATGTAATGTAATCATAACAAATATtattaatctttattttttacacacactCTGTAAATGCATACTAGAAGAAATACTTGAAACAAACCAAAAAGACAcgaacaaatacagaaaaaagtaaaactggCTACTCTGATTTTGTTGATTGAAataatttgtcaaaaaatatgtttatatttctcaaacggtgaaatgaaaaaagtatcCTTTTCCGTCTGTAAGAAAATTTCAAACAATACCCAACCCTACTCATAATCTTTGCAGACTGTGGGTAGTTATGTCTTTCACTGAAGTGACCTGATGACATACTATAGCTACTACATTCATTctttacacaaagacacagacataCATGCAGGAAAGCAAGCGCATGAACTCATGTAGCTAACTACCCACAATCACAACTCCATACAcctacacacttacacacataacAGTTGCACTCTGAAGCTCACACTCTCACACGCTATACACTCTCTGACAGCGCATACACACAGTCTCTCTATGAAACACATGTAATTAGCCTGTGAaactcccaacacacacacacacacactaacacaccgCTCTTTAGCCCCTCTACCCCTATGTACACCGTGTCTAATGTCTCCATTCACATTACTGTACAATACCCTGAGAGCTCTCACAGAAGGACGAGGGGACCACTTCCCATTCATCTCTACGGGACCATACATTCACGACACAATAATGTTCACTCAGAGATGGGCTGAGAAGAAAGACCTTCACTGATACACATGTTCCAATGGGATTTCAGTGTGAGAAACATACCCCTGACAGAGTTAGAGGACCTAATGCTAACTGTAGCAGTTATCCTATGGGCCAATGCTAACTGACAACTATATCTAATTGGCCAAATCGCCTGGGTTTGTTTGTGGGGCTCAGAGGGGTCTTCGCGCTGAACTTGAAGACAAAGGACAGATTGAGATGCCTGCACTGATAGGGTTCTCTCTAAAACCACAACCCCATGTGCCCCCTTTAAAtcagaggaaagagggaaggCGTGAAGGATGGATAGAGTGATTTGCCCTCTTTTATCCGCAGGCACAGGGGTCTGTTTCAAAGCGGGGCCATACACTAAAAGCAGCATTGAGCTCATAGGGGGGGGTGACTAACTCCCACCTACTCTCCACTTTATCACTGGTTCCACAAAGGAAGCCAGGGAGGGGGGTGACAGCAGGCTTGTTCTCCCCACCTTTCAGCCTACTGGACAGGAGAGCGTCTCTAAAGCTGTGCTAAGTGGCCTGTACTATTTGAAAGGGGCCTGGCTGCAATCTCCTGGGAGCAGACCCGGAAGACTGATGCTCCTGTCTGGAGAACTGAGAGATGGTCTAACAAAAAGGCTAAACATCTCATCCTGGGAATGTGGAAAATTTTGTaaatacagactgaaaaaaagaaggaaggatATGCATGTTCTTCAACAGATGGGGAACAATATGATTCTGTTACTTACCTCTCCATACTGGTTGAACATGCGTATGAGCTGGTCGgtgatgttaaaaatgttcctCCAGTCAAAGTTGGGCATGCCGGGGTCTCTCTGCTCATCTGGACCGTTGTGCAGGAAGTTAAGAATGTCTTTGGTGGTAAAATCTGTGTCCTCTAGACTTTCGTCCATGAAGTGCATCACTGTTGGGTTTCTCAAGGTGTCCTGTAGTGATTGGGACAGGAGTATAGTTACTgtattttacagaaaacatcAGCTTTATACcatattaacaaaaaaatattatggCCATTAAGGCTGAGAGGGCAgtacatgtatttgtttatcTGTACAATGTATGCTTCATACTCTGATCATGTTCATCTGGACGCTGCTATGAAAGAAAGCCCAGAGCTGAGGTCCCATCTCCTCCCACGCTTTGGCCATGTTCTGCAGCCTCTCTAGCTCCTCAAATGTTGTGTTGGcctaaatacacaaacacacaaaagaaaagttCACAAGTGGTGTGCAAATAGAGCAGAAGCATATTCAATATATATCAAGCATCATCACAAAGGGAATCAATTTGAGCTTCTATCTAAAAGTTTCTCACAAACAGTGACACTggcataacttttttttttttacacatgtaGCACTGTTGGAAACTGTAACATGACTCCATGACTTAACGTCAAATTATATTGCATTGCACAGCAGTTAAAAACACTGCTTTATGAATCCTACAGTAACATTTTGTTTATCGAAGCTCTCAACTGCACTCTCCTCAAACAACACAGGTACTTAACAGGCAGACAATCACATGAGGTCATTTTCAGTTCCGGAGCAGCTCATTAACAAATCTCTCCTTTAAACTGAGACCTTCTTTGTGCCAGGATCAATGAATGAGTCatgacagactgaaaaacattctgtttttcctttcattgcTGCTCCCtcacattcattttattgtttaattctcccctcctcttcccttccCTCCTACCGCACCAGATTGCCCCCTGATCCCTCCACCCTCCTTTGCTTCGGTAGTCAGCTCATTCCTAagaagggtgggggggggtttggACACATATAAACAGATACTGAGCGTGTTGAAAGAAATAGAGAAGGGGAGAAAAAGTGAGCAGAGAGatgtggagagaaagaaagaaagagagaggtgaggGGTCGGGCTGGAGGTGGTCTCTCTTACACTCTTTAATATCTTGCGGACGGCGGGGGAGTCGGGGGTGTACAGGATCTTTCCCATCAGCAGGGGTTTGACTGAATTCCACACAATTTTTGTGACAGGGTTGGACTCCAGGGTCTGCATCAGAGCGTTGCAGAAGGGAGCTATCGGCACAAGAATTGCAAAAGCAGTCAATAAAGAGGAAGAAtgtagagacagaaagagaaatacTGAAAGAGAAATACAAGAGCATCTTACAAAATCATTCAGAGTACAAAGATATTTTCTTATATCCTCCACAACTGGCCTGCATTTAGATAATATTGATAATATCGAACCCAAAATGGTTTACTATGATCTGTTGTACATTGTGTGCTTTATATTCCAATTAGTCTATATGCTTCGGTATATAGTACAATTCATAAAATGGAAATCGGGGCATTTAAAGCTCAGGACTTCTTCACTTACTGGTGGTGTCGTCATAGACGTAGTTGTGGCTCTTGCTGCCATTCACCCCTAGAAACACCTTGTAGTTGTTGTCCTCATACCAGTTGAAGGACAACACCCTGGAGCCGCCTCCCTCTGGGTATCCACAGAAGAGGCTCGACACACTGGACATCAGCTGGGTGAAGGAGGAGGGACCCCCAGATTggaacagagaggaaacagcctTCAGGAGCTCCTGAGAGCCCTCCCGGTCCATCAGCTGCAAAAGACATAAAGGAGATTTCTCATATATGTTAACATCATTTAGAAGCTTCCCTCTGTTCAAGCTATCTCACCAGACgtacattaaaaaataacagttttaaatgtataaacCAGTTTACTCTGGAAAGGGCTAATCACTTATTATTGCTCAACACAGTCTAAACCAGACTAAGAGGCTCTGTGACGCTGTATTTTGGCACAGCAGTATATTCACTATCTTAGTTTGGCATATTAGCATGCCAACATCTACTAATTAGCCCTCTAACTTGATATTAGATATACAACATGGGTGAGTTTAGTTAGAAAGAACAATTATGAGAGTGCCAGAAAGTGAACAAGGTATTTAAAATTTCACCTAAACAAACTTTAAtcctttcattttaaaaagtctctGCTTTTTAATGAACTTTCATGATGTGGTAACTCAAACAACCCACAGTGCTCAAAAAATGATTGACCCAAATCAGGTatagagcacacacacacacacacacacacacacacacacacacacacacacacacacaagccaacTAAATTGGCCAGGCTGATGGTTTCCCTGACGTTCTCTTTGTCTGGGCATCAATGTGGCCAAGCAGGGCTGAATTTTCATTCACCATCTAACAGGATGATTGAATGTTGAGTATTTCGGGGAAGTGTAAATAATAAGCTTTGAGCTATTTGACCTTTTATTAGATCATTGTATACAAGGTAGGGATATTTATGTTCTTCATAATCATTCATACTGAGCGaattttataatataaacaaTCAAGTAGAAAACAATAGTTTGAAAGATAAGCAAACATTTTGGACAGACGCCTCTCCTCAGATGACAAGGATAGACAGGGGGTGGACTAAATATCCTCCAATTGATAGAACAAAAATAGCTTCATCCGAGTGCATTTCTCCCCACTATGTATCATTTCCTTTctaaagaaaaagggagagaaggtTGCCAATAACTAGAGTTTTATGTTTAAATTGGTTTCGCTCATCAAAAAAAAGCTATTACTCACACATCGCTCCAAAGACACAATCACTTAAGGAAGACATAAACCTAAAATGAAATGCCAGGTTTCACATTTTTTCGATGATCTCATAGGAAATCAAATCCAGGAATATTTGTTCATAAGCACTGATATTAGTTATATTATTAGTTTTAAATGTAGAGTGTATTGCAACACCAATAATCAAACTGGTTTAAAAGGTCAGTATGTGAAAATGACTCATTGCTTTACTATGTCCCCCACTCAAACATAACCTTTGTCTGTGCACATGCACTTGCCGAAACACCCCCACTGGTTCCTTTCGCTCTCACtcccttttcctccctcttcttatttattatttcacacacaaacactcagcgCACTAAATTAAAAGGAAGGAGAGGTGGGCAATGAGAGCATTTGGCTCGCCTTTCTGTCACCACGGTGATATGAAGGTCCCACCTACAGGATGTGTCACCTCCAagaaatgtctctctctctctcccccctccactcctctctttctctctcaccctGGCTTACGGCGATGATGTGATACACCCCCCCCTTGGGACATACAGTGAACGTGCCGAAACACACGACACAATTCCAGTCATTCTTTTACgtgtataggtgtgtgtgtgtgtgtgtgtgtgtgtgtgtgtgtccaatttttttgtaattactaTATCATTGGTAAAGATGaaattcataaacacttatatcaAGATTAGTGAAGGCTGGAGAAAAGTGTTCAGGCAGCCCATTTCAAATGcttttaatgtactgtaattctactctattttattatttatcttgcACTTCTGTTCTAGTCCTTCCCATTTAATTTCTACTTACTATATTCTATTCGATATTCATCCAACATGGACAATAAGCCCCTAAAGTGCTCAGAACatctacaattccatgacaactgatAATAAAGAAAGGGCTATATTGTCTGGTTTTTACGCAATTTTCCCCAGGCactattcattttttttttcctttatgtttGCATCCTttgtcagaaaaaatatatcCCTGTGTgttatgattgaaagctccagataAGCAAACAAATGGactttgtggtgagattgttttctagaaactgctgtttccaaggtcaacaATGAACATTCAGTCTCAACTTTTAAGCCAACTTGGACAAGAAGTCCTTAAAGGAATCCTATAGAAAAATGTTAGGAAATACgttcttttaattttttgcagtatatataaatatctatatatttatttttatattactctcatgtctgtaacAAATTTAAttagataacaaaataaattagtgagctttacagGTGCTGGTATGtagattttgttaatttttgcactaagctaagctaaccagcttcTGGctatagattattttttttgtcccatACAGACATCCTTTAAagtgttaatataaaaaatgtaaaaaaaaaaaaaaaaaaaaaaagtaaacatctacaattccatgacaacgTTGCAAACTCTATCTGCTGATGCCCATCATGTggtatgatcaaaagctccagataATTGACCTTGAAGTGAGATTGTTCAGCTATTCTATGCTTGATCTCAACAATATTCTCTTTTATTATATATTccatttctattctattctgatTTCCAAAGAAGGTTGGGGGTTTggacacataaaacaaaaggaATGTAGAAACAGTAAGagacaaaaatatagaaagagaaacaaaggagCCTCATACAGAATCATTCAGAGAACTTATTCTATTCTGATTTGcatttatgtactgtatatccagTAAGTAAAATGAGAAAGACACATGCACATCTATACTTGCACATGCCATCAGAGACACAATCTGcaggtttacacacacacacacacacacacacacacacacacacaattatgcAAAGTAACCTATGTGAATGCACATGCATTCATACTCCAACagcacaccctcacacacataccATGTAAGTCCCACAGGTTGTGTGCTTGTTAACACATACATACTcgctctcagacacacacatacacacatgcacatcccACATTGTTGAACCCATCACTCAGCCTCCTCTGTGAGCAATTCTCAAACAGGGAGCAACGGAAGAGGCGAGTTTCCTGCGGGCTAAAAATACTGGGGCCTCTGATCCTGCAGGACCGAACAGAAGAGAGGAGCAGGGGTGGAAGGGATTGATGGATTTTGGAGCACTTACAACTTGGATCTTCTCCGACGTCGCTTTAAGAACCCGACCCCAGAAGTGCAGGTCAATCCCCTCGGAGCTCCTGTCCATAACCTGGGGCATCTGGGGAAACAAAGTCACAAGACGCAAGACAGACAGTCAagtgaaaaatattaatattaaaaaatgagatCGATACAGATAAAATGAGAGACTAAAAACAATTGGCTCATTGTTCTTCTGGGTCAAAACTATCGCTGCTCTTGTTTAGTCATGTCCCGTGATGACCTTAAACAGATGAACAGATTCATATCTAGCAAGAAGCCAGTTAAACAGCAATCCTAAAGTTCTACTGGAAAATAAGTACTTTGTTGTTAAGAAGAAGGAACCATTCTTTGCAGACTTTCTTTACCCAGTCTTTATATGAACTAAAACCACACTGCACTATAATAGcacttcctttcatttgtcacaaaGTTTGGGTCTTTGCTTAGCTTTGGCAAACCTGTATTAAACTAGAAATCCATCAAGTGTTAGATATGGAAACACACTAACATTATTCCTGTAAACATCCCTTAATGACTTTATCTTCTTGAGAAACCATTAGCAGTAGGTGTTAGAAAACGCCTGGTCAGGGCAGAGTGCTGAGGGCTACGGAAAACCCTGAATGCCAAGACAAACACGCACATGAGATATCCTTCCTCTCGCATTCCTCGCGCCTGCATTTCAGCGAACGAAGGAAGGAGCGAGGCGACCcgggggaaagagagaaagcgaGGGAATAGGAAGGGAGAGTGTTGAGAGGTTGATGGGAGAGGGGAGTCCGGAGCGTAATGAGGGGAGGAAAGTTGCTAGAAGGCAAAGGTCAGGGTGGTAATGGGCTTTAAACTTAACTGAGCTAATGGGTTAAATCAAAAGATCACCACTAAGATGCTACTGTACTACTAACACTGTACAAACCATGGAGCGCATGTGCATATCTGTCATATTTCTACTACTCATTGAcaatgtattaataataatatcatattgtctttttttcaattCTATGCACAACAAAAATGTACGACCAAGATGTTAAATGCTATATTTGCTTTACTTTAAAGCccctaaaatgtattttcttaatCAGCCTCTTACTATGAGTTATGAtcctacatataaacacaatacgTACACGCAAAGTTAGAACACGGTGGGTTTTTTCACTTGAGagatttctttattctttattttcattcactggTTTCAAGTGGGCGAGCCTCAGTCGGAAGAAGCTGATGTCACGTACTTCCGTTCACCAATCAGAATTAAGCAACGGTCAAATAAGAGTCTTATGACAGTTGGTGGGTTGTTTGGgcgctgtcaatcaaatctgatcacaCCACAACCACCTGATGAGCCAGATAAGCTGAGCTTTAGAGTGTTAAtctcttaataaataataataaatataaataatgaaatgttaatGCTGATTTTCcttatttagtcatgaatatttcatgttaaagagaaatatttaagatttgttttctttaagtttGACCTCATACTTTTCTGATATGAGTTGGTGAAATATAGTATCGCTTTATGTAATTCCTACATCTGCCCAAGTCTAGTTGGTCTTCTGTTATTTAAATGTGGGCCTCTAAACATATTCGAGTAATTAACTCATATATTCAAATTCTTAATTTTGCAGTTGCGATGTCTTTAAGAAAGAAGAGATTCGAGACATGGTAACTCTGTCATGTTCTCACTGTCTCAGTCTTACAGCCAGGTCTACCAGATAATCAGGTATGCTGGCTGACCTCTTTATAATGGCACATGTTGATAATGTATTTGTACAAGATGCAGCATCACGACTTACAAAATACCTCACAGTCTATGGGCGGGGCCTCGCTAAACCCATTACAGAAACAGGCCAAGAGGAGGATAATGCCACACCAGTTCCCTGAGCCAGTCACCTGACTCACTCAGGCTGtacaccaacaaacacatatAGTAAGGTAACCGAAGGCTGTCAAGGAATAATATTTCCGACAGTGTACAATGTGTTAGGTATCTGTTCTCTTTTTAGTGCTACTTCAATTTTCTGTGTTCGTTTTACGGTCTGCTTCTGAGAGACAccctttatacacacacacttcataaAAGTTTTTTATCTTTACCAAAAAGTATGAGCGATAACATGAAGTGTCATTCGAGAAAACAAAATTTtgcctgttttcatgtttacttGCTTTTGAAAATGCAAGCAGAACAGGGT of Thunnus thynnus chromosome 12, fThuThy2.1, whole genome shotgun sequence contains these proteins:
- the abca4a gene encoding retinal-specific phospholipid-transporting ATPase ABCA4a, yielding MKTSSQIRLLLWKNWTLRKRQKIRFLVEIFWPVLLFIGLVWLRKANPLYQQHECHFPNKAMPSTGILPWIQGIFCNANNPCFRYPTRGESPGVVSNYNNSVLARFYADAQELLLNDREVQQLGRLWHQMSSFSNFMETLRTNPSSVSGRGLKINDILKDDEVLTAFLLRDAALPDSIVYQLVNAEIRLEQFAFGIPDLQLKDIACSQALLERFIIFPSRMGLHGVRNAMCALSQQRLQRIEDIMYANLDFFKIFKLMPQVMDRSSEGIDLHFWGRVLKATSEKIQVLMDREGSQELLKAVSSLFQSGGPSSFTQLMSSVSSLFCGYPEGGGSRVLSFNWYEDNNYKVFLGVNGSKSHNYVYDDTTTPFCNALMQTLESNPVTKIVWNSVKPLLMGKILYTPDSPAVRKILKSANTTFEELERLQNMAKAWEEMGPQLWAFFHSSVQMNMIRDTLRNPTVMHFMDESLEDTDFTTKDILNFLHNGPDEQRDPGMPNFDWRNIFNITDQLIRMFNQYGECINLDKFVAHTDESQMIHQALYLLEENKFWAGVVFMDMYPWTTSVPPHVKYKIRMDIDAVERTNKIKDRYWDPGPRADPMEDQRYIWGGFAYLQDMIEHGIIKLHTGNDWPLGVYVQQMPYPCYVDDL